One Mycolicibacterium pulveris genomic region harbors:
- a CDS encoding DUF1906 domain-containing protein: MPVSRRDVLRCAAAVSASAALGAAAGKQAPAAAAASPTLIDFAMRQIPAEAIRAAGHAGVINYVSTSRPGSSFGAKPITLPYAKSLTAAGLVIVSNYQYGKPGGTAPSDFTRGYPGGVADAKAAWHLHTAAGGGRTAPIYFSVDDDIDRQTWNDLALPWFRGINSVIGVMRTGIYAGIRPCQWATADGVIGRSQTPGRVWAWQTRSWSNGQIFPHAVLYQRIIDTASNPGPVVGGIRVDVNDVLAQDCGQWNFHP, translated from the coding sequence GTGCCCGTATCCCGGCGTGACGTGCTGCGCTGCGCCGCCGCGGTGTCGGCTTCGGCTGCCCTGGGTGCCGCAGCGGGGAAGCAGGCGCCTGCGGCGGCGGCCGCCTCTCCGACACTGATCGACTTCGCGATGCGCCAGATTCCGGCGGAGGCCATCCGGGCCGCGGGTCACGCCGGGGTGATCAACTACGTCTCGACGTCACGGCCCGGCTCGTCGTTCGGCGCCAAGCCGATCACGTTGCCCTACGCCAAGTCGCTGACCGCGGCCGGTCTGGTGATCGTCAGCAACTACCAGTACGGCAAGCCGGGCGGGACGGCCCCGTCGGACTTCACCCGCGGATATCCCGGCGGCGTCGCCGACGCGAAAGCCGCTTGGCACCTGCACACCGCCGCCGGTGGTGGCCGCACCGCCCCGATCTATTTCAGCGTCGACGACGACATCGACCGCCAAACCTGGAATGACCTGGCACTGCCGTGGTTTCGCGGCATCAACTCCGTCATCGGGGTGATGCGCACCGGCATCTACGCCGGCATCCGGCCATGTCAGTGGGCCACCGCCGACGGCGTCATCGGCAGATCACAAACGCCGGGCCGGGTCTGGGCCTGGCAGACCCGGTCCTGGTCGAACGGGCAGATCTTTCCGCACGCGGTGCTCTACCAGCGCATCATCGACACGGCGTCGAATCCGGGACCGGTGGTCGGCGGCATCCGCGTCGACGTCAACGATGTGCTGGCCCAGGATTGCGGCCAGTGGAACTTTCATCCCTGA